A window of Desulfuromonas soudanensis genomic DNA:
GCCGGCTACAAACTAGGGTTGTTGCAGACAAATGGTTTCATACGCGAGGGCAGCCAAGAGGCGCCCTCGCGTATTGCTTGGCGGCAAGCCAAAGGCCTGGGGTCTGTGGGGCCTTTAGCGCCCCACTATCAACGTTTGGCCCCGGACCAATTGAAGAATATTCTACATTCGCCACAAGAATATTCTCCATGTTCTCCCTCTTTCCCAAGGCAACCAATCGCAGGTCCCGATTTCTACGGCCTTTTATGTTTGGGCACGATCCGTGAAATAAACAGTGACATGCTGGTGTTTGATCGGGACCTGCATTATACTTTGCAATCCGGCAATTATGTTTTTATTTTTATATGTTAGGAGCAATACCATGAAAAGAGCGGCGAAAACCGCACTCCTCTGTATCGCCCTCTCCCTGGTCCTTCTGGGACCGGCAACGAAGGGGGCGGCCGAGGCAACTGTCGGGATGACCCTTGACGCGCTGGTCGAAGCGGCCATTGAGAAGAATCCCGAACTCCAGGCGGCCGAGATGCGGTGGCAGATGTTCGAACGCAAGGTGACTCCGGCGCAGACCCTCGACGATCCGCGGCTGGGATTTTCCTTCTCCAACTATCCCATTGACAGCCTCCAGGCGGACGAGACGCCGATGACGGGAAAGGAGATCCAGCTCTCCCAGATGTTCCCCTTTCCGGGGAAACTCGGAGCCAAGGGAGAAATGGCCGAGCAGCAGGCGCTCTGGTACAAGGGGGCATGGGAGGACGGCAAACTTCAGCTCGCGCAGAAAGTCAAGGACGCCTGGTATCGCCTGTACTATCAGGACAAGGCGATCGCCATCACTCAACAGAATATCGACATCCTCGACGATTTCATCCGGCTGACCGAGACGAAGTACGAGGTGGGAACCGGCCTCCAGCAAGACGTGCTCAAGGCCCAGGTCGAGCGCTCCAAGCTGATGGACCGGCTCTTCACCCTGCGCCAGCAGCGCTTCACCGTGCTGGCCGACATCAATACGCTCCTGTCCCGTCC
This region includes:
- a CDS encoding TolC family protein, which gives rise to MKRAAKTALLCIALSLVLLGPATKGAAEATVGMTLDALVEAAIEKNPELQAAEMRWQMFERKVTPAQTLDDPRLGFSFSNYPIDSLQADETPMTGKEIQLSQMFPFPGKLGAKGEMAEQQALWYKGAWEDGKLQLAQKVKDAWYRLYYQDKAIAITQQNIDILDDFIRLTETKYEVGTGLQQDVLKAQVERSKLMDRLFTLRQQRFTVLADINTLLSRPSTSPTNPAEALDMTPVEPSLEALQELSQQKRPLYVSYQSLIDRFESQRKLARLDYYPDFNVWAGYRLREEVDGDPAKGTDFVSAGVSINLPIWRQKRSETVAEAELGIRMARRQYDDFRNRVHFTLSDAYAQMEKNRDLVALFKTGIIPQARQTFEASLAAYQVGDVDFLNLLDSLLTLYRYEIDYHRVLADYQRNVAQLEAAAGVSFASRPETPSR